The following coding sequences lie in one Arabidopsis thaliana chromosome 3, partial sequence genomic window:
- the ABF4 gene encoding ABRE binding factor 4 (ABRE binding factor 4 (ABF4); CONTAINS InterPro DOMAIN/s: Basic-leucine zipper (bZIP) transcription factor (InterPro:IPR004827); BEST Arabidopsis thaliana protein match is: abscisic acid responsive element-binding factor 1 (TAIR:AT1G49720.2); Has 1216 Blast hits to 1060 proteins in 118 species: Archae - 0; Bacteria - 4; Metazoa - 293; Fungi - 83; Plants - 609; Viruses - 0; Other Eukaryotes - 227 (source: NCBI BLink).) yields the protein MGTHINFNNLGGGGHPGGEGSSNQMKPTGSVMPLARQSSVYSLTFDELQNTLGGPGKDFGSMNMDELLKSIWTAEEAQAMAMTSAPAATAVAQPGAGIPPPGGNLQRQGSLTLPRTISQKTVDEVWKCLITKDGNMEGSSGGGGESNVPPGRQQTLGEMTLEEFLFRAGVVREDNCVQQMGQVNGNNNNGFYGNSTAAGGLGFGFGQPNQNSITFNGTNDSMILNQPPGLGLKMGGTMQQQQQQQQLLQQQQQQMQQLNQPHPQQRLPQTIFPKQANVAFSAPVNITNKGFAGAANNSINNNNGLASYGGTGVTVAATSPGTSSAENNSLSPVPYVLNRGRRSNTGLEKVIERRQRRMIKNRESAARSRARKQKHKTSKDIFYPEPLLPKLKSSRKRIKNCRKNRLKWWKCRRMS from the exons ATGGGAACTCACATCAATTTCAACAACTTAGGAGGTGGTGGTCATCCTGGAGGGGAAGGGAGTAGTAACCAGATGAAGCCAACGGGTAGTGTCATGCCCTTGGCTAGGCAGTCCTCGGTCTACTCCCTTACCTTTGATGAGTTACAGAACACACTAGGTGGACCGGGAAAAGATTTCGGGTCGATGAACATGGATGAACTCCTGAAGAGCATATGGACTGCTGAGGAAGCTCAGGCCATGGCCATGACTTCTGCGCCAGCTGCTACAGCGGTAGCGCAACCTGGTGCTGGTATCCCACCCCCAGGTGGGAATCTCCAGAGGCAAGGTTCGTTGACGTTGCCTAGAACAATTAGTCAGAAGACTGTTGATGAGGTGTGGAAATGTTTGATCACCAAGGATGGTAATATGGAAGGTAGCAGCGGAGGCGGTGGTGAGTCGAATGTGCCTCCTGGAAGGCAACAGACTTTAGGGGAAATGACACTTGAAGAATTTCTGTTCCGTGCTGGGGTTGTAAGAGAAGATAACTGTGTTCAACAGATGGGTCAGGTCAACGGAAACAATAACAATGGGTTTTATGGTAACAGCACTGCTGCTGGCGGCTtaggttttggatttggtcaGCCAAATCAAAACAGCATAACATTCAATGGTACTAATGATTCTATGATCTTGAATCAGCCACCTGGTTTAGGGCTCAAAATGGGTGGAACAatgcagcagcaacaacaacaacagcagtTGCTtcagcagcaacaacagcaGATGCAGCAGCTGAATCAGCCTCATCCACAGCAGCGGCTGCCTCAAACCATTTTTCCTAAACAAGCAAACGTAGCATTTTCTGCGCCTGTGAATATAACCAACAAGGGTTTTGCTGGGGCTGCAAATAATTCTATCAACAATAATAATGGATTAGCTAGTTACGGAGGAACCGGGGTCACTGTTGCAGCAACTTCTCCAGGAACAAGCAGCGCAGAAAATAATTCTTTATCACCAGTTCCGTATGTGCTTAATCGAGGACGAAGAAGCAATACAGGTCTAGAGAAGGTTATCGAGAGGAGGCAAAGGAGAATGATCAAGAATCGGGAATCAGCTGCTAGATCAAGAGCTCGAAAGCAG aaacataaaacCAGCAAAGATATCTTCTATCCCGAACCACTTCTT CCGAAATTGAAAAGCTCAAGAAAACGAATCAAGAACTGCAGAAAAAACAG GCTGAAATGGTGGAAATGCAGAAGAATGAG CTGA
- the ABF4 gene encoding ABRE binding factor 4 (ABRE binding factor 4 (ABF4); FUNCTIONS IN: protein binding, DNA binding, transcription activator activity, sequence-specific DNA binding transcription factor activity; INVOLVED IN: in 6 processes; LOCATED IN: nucleus; EXPRESSED IN: 24 plant structures; EXPRESSED DURING: 13 growth stages; CONTAINS InterPro DOMAIN/s: Basic-leucine zipper (bZIP) transcription factor (InterPro:IPR004827), bZIP transcription factor, bZIP-1 (InterPro:IPR011616); BEST Arabidopsis thaliana protein match is: abscisic acid responsive element-binding factor 1 (TAIR:AT1G49720.1); Has 5268 Blast hits to 4676 proteins in 263 species: Archae - 0; Bacteria - 14; Metazoa - 1616; Fungi - 400; Plants - 1635; Viruses - 0; Other Eukaryotes - 1603 (source: NCBI BLink).), translating into MGTHINFNNLGGGGHPGGEGSSNQMKPTGSVMPLARQSSVYSLTFDELQNTLGGPGKDFGSMNMDELLKSIWTAEEAQAMAMTSAPAATAVAQPGAGIPPPGGNLQRQGSLTLPRTISQKTVDEVWKCLITKDGNMEGSSGGGGESNVPPGRQQTLGEMTLEEFLFRAGVVREDNCVQQMGQVNGNNNNGFYGNSTAAGGLGFGFGQPNQNSITFNGTNDSMILNQPPGLGLKMGGTMQQQQQQQQLLQQQQQQMQQLNQPHPQQRLPQTIFPKQANVAFSAPVNITNKGFAGAANNSINNNNGLASYGGTGVTVAATSPGTSSAENNSLSPVPYVLNRGRRSNTGLEKVIERRQRRMIKNRESAARSRARKQAYTLELEAEIEKLKKTNQELQKKQAEMVEMQKNELKETSKRPWGSKRQCLRRTLTGPW; encoded by the exons ATGGGAACTCACATCAATTTCAACAACTTAGGAGGTGGTGGTCATCCTGGAGGGGAAGGGAGTAGTAACCAGATGAAGCCAACGGGTAGTGTCATGCCCTTGGCTAGGCAGTCCTCGGTCTACTCCCTTACCTTTGATGAGTTACAGAACACACTAGGTGGACCGGGAAAAGATTTCGGGTCGATGAACATGGATGAACTCCTGAAGAGCATATGGACTGCTGAGGAAGCTCAGGCCATGGCCATGACTTCTGCGCCAGCTGCTACAGCGGTAGCGCAACCTGGTGCTGGTATCCCACCCCCAGGTGGGAATCTCCAGAGGCAAGGTTCGTTGACGTTGCCTAGAACAATTAGTCAGAAGACTGTTGATGAGGTGTGGAAATGTTTGATCACCAAGGATGGTAATATGGAAGGTAGCAGCGGAGGCGGTGGTGAGTCGAATGTGCCTCCTGGAAGGCAACAGACTTTAGGGGAAATGACACTTGAAGAATTTCTGTTCCGTGCTGGGGTTGTAAGAGAAGATAACTGTGTTCAACAGATGGGTCAGGTCAACGGAAACAATAACAATGGGTTTTATGGTAACAGCACTGCTGCTGGCGGCTtaggttttggatttggtcaGCCAAATCAAAACAGCATAACATTCAATGGTACTAATGATTCTATGATCTTGAATCAGCCACCTGGTTTAGGGCTCAAAATGGGTGGAACAatgcagcagcaacaacaacaacagcagtTGCTtcagcagcaacaacagcaGATGCAGCAGCTGAATCAGCCTCATCCACAGCAGCGGCTGCCTCAAACCATTTTTCCTAAACAAGCAAACGTAGCATTTTCTGCGCCTGTGAATATAACCAACAAGGGTTTTGCTGGGGCTGCAAATAATTCTATCAACAATAATAATGGATTAGCTAGTTACGGAGGAACCGGGGTCACTGTTGCAGCAACTTCTCCAGGAACAAGCAGCGCAGAAAATAATTCTTTATCACCAGTTCCGTATGTGCTTAATCGAGGACGAAGAAGCAATACAGGTCTAGAGAAGGTTATCGAGAGGAGGCAAAGGAGAATGATCAAGAATCGGGAATCAGCTGCTAGATCAAGAGCTCGAAAGCAG GCTTATACATTGGAACTGGAAGCCGAAATTGAAAAGCTCAAGAAAACGAATCAAGAACTGCAGAAAAAACAG GCTGAAATGGTGGAAATGCAGAAGAATGAG CTGAAAGAAACGTCGAAGCGACCGTGGGGCAGCAAAAGGCAATGCTTGAGAAGGACATTAACCGGACCATGGTGA
- the ABF4 gene encoding ABRE binding factor 4 (ABRE binding factor 4 (ABF4); CONTAINS InterPro DOMAIN/s: Basic-leucine zipper (bZIP) transcription factor (InterPro:IPR004827), bZIP transcription factor, bZIP-1 (InterPro:IPR011616); BEST Arabidopsis thaliana protein match is: abscisic acid responsive element-binding factor 1 (TAIR:AT1G49720.1).), which produces MGTHINFNNLGGGGHPGGEGSSNQMKPTGSVMPLARQSSVYSLTFDELQNTLGGPGKDFGSMNMDELLKSIWTAEEAQAMAMTSAPAATAVAQPGAGIPPPGGNLQRQGSLTLPRTISQKTVDEVWKCLITKDGNMEGSSGGGGESNVPPGRQQTLGEMTLEEFLFRAGVVREDNCVQQMGQVNGNNNNGFYGNSTAAGGLGFGFGQPNQNSITFNGTNDSMILNQPPGLGLKMGGTMQQQQQQQQLLQQQQQQMQQLNQPHPQQRLPQTIFPKQANVAFSAPVNITNKGFAGAANNSINNNNGLASYGGTGVTVAATSPGTSSAENNSLSPVPYVLNRGRRSNTGLEKVIERRQRRMIKNRESAARSRARKQAYTLELEAEIEKLKKTNQELQKKQAEMVEMQKNEQLKETSKRPWGSKRQCLRRTLTGPW; this is translated from the exons ATGGGAACTCACATCAATTTCAACAACTTAGGAGGTGGTGGTCATCCTGGAGGGGAAGGGAGTAGTAACCAGATGAAGCCAACGGGTAGTGTCATGCCCTTGGCTAGGCAGTCCTCGGTCTACTCCCTTACCTTTGATGAGTTACAGAACACACTAGGTGGACCGGGAAAAGATTTCGGGTCGATGAACATGGATGAACTCCTGAAGAGCATATGGACTGCTGAGGAAGCTCAGGCCATGGCCATGACTTCTGCGCCAGCTGCTACAGCGGTAGCGCAACCTGGTGCTGGTATCCCACCCCCAGGTGGGAATCTCCAGAGGCAAGGTTCGTTGACGTTGCCTAGAACAATTAGTCAGAAGACTGTTGATGAGGTGTGGAAATGTTTGATCACCAAGGATGGTAATATGGAAGGTAGCAGCGGAGGCGGTGGTGAGTCGAATGTGCCTCCTGGAAGGCAACAGACTTTAGGGGAAATGACACTTGAAGAATTTCTGTTCCGTGCTGGGGTTGTAAGAGAAGATAACTGTGTTCAACAGATGGGTCAGGTCAACGGAAACAATAACAATGGGTTTTATGGTAACAGCACTGCTGCTGGCGGCTtaggttttggatttggtcaGCCAAATCAAAACAGCATAACATTCAATGGTACTAATGATTCTATGATCTTGAATCAGCCACCTGGTTTAGGGCTCAAAATGGGTGGAACAatgcagcagcaacaacaacaacagcagtTGCTtcagcagcaacaacagcaGATGCAGCAGCTGAATCAGCCTCATCCACAGCAGCGGCTGCCTCAAACCATTTTTCCTAAACAAGCAAACGTAGCATTTTCTGCGCCTGTGAATATAACCAACAAGGGTTTTGCTGGGGCTGCAAATAATTCTATCAACAATAATAATGGATTAGCTAGTTACGGAGGAACCGGGGTCACTGTTGCAGCAACTTCTCCAGGAACAAGCAGCGCAGAAAATAATTCTTTATCACCAGTTCCGTATGTGCTTAATCGAGGACGAAGAAGCAATACAGGTCTAGAGAAGGTTATCGAGAGGAGGCAAAGGAGAATGATCAAGAATCGGGAATCAGCTGCTAGATCAAGAGCTCGAAAGCAG GCTTATACATTGGAACTGGAAGCCGAAATTGAAAAGCTCAAGAAAACGAATCAAGAACTGCAGAAAAAACAG GCTGAAATGGTGGAAATGCAGAAGAATGAG cAGCTGAAAGAAACGTCGAAGCGACCGTGGGGCAGCAAAAGGCAATGCTTGAGAAGGACATTAACCGGACCATGGTGA
- the ABF4 gene encoding ABRE binding factor 4, with product MGTHINFNNLGGGGHPGGEGSSNQMKPTGSVMPLARQSSVYSLTFDELQNTLGGPGKDFGSMNMDELLKSIWTAEEAQAMAMTSAPAATAVAQPGAGIPPPGGNLQRQGSLTLPRTISQKTVDEVWKCLITKDGNMEGSSGGGGESNVPPGRQQTLGEMTLEEFLFRAGVVREDNCVQQMGQVNGNNNNGFYGNSTAAGGLGFGFGQPNQNSITFNGTNDSMILNQPPGLGLKMGGTMQQQQQQQQLLQQQQQQMQQLNQPHPQQRLPQTIFPKQANVAFSAPVNITNKGFAGAANNSINNNNGLASYGGTGVTVAATSPGTSSAENNSLSPVPYVLNRGRRSNTGLEKVIERRQRRMIKNRESAARSRARKQAYTLELEAEIEKLKKTNQELQKKQAEMVEMQKNEVIV from the exons ATGGGAACTCACATCAATTTCAACAACTTAGGAGGTGGTGGTCATCCTGGAGGGGAAGGGAGTAGTAACCAGATGAAGCCAACGGGTAGTGTCATGCCCTTGGCTAGGCAGTCCTCGGTCTACTCCCTTACCTTTGATGAGTTACAGAACACACTAGGTGGACCGGGAAAAGATTTCGGGTCGATGAACATGGATGAACTCCTGAAGAGCATATGGACTGCTGAGGAAGCTCAGGCCATGGCCATGACTTCTGCGCCAGCTGCTACAGCGGTAGCGCAACCTGGTGCTGGTATCCCACCCCCAGGTGGGAATCTCCAGAGGCAAGGTTCGTTGACGTTGCCTAGAACAATTAGTCAGAAGACTGTTGATGAGGTGTGGAAATGTTTGATCACCAAGGATGGTAATATGGAAGGTAGCAGCGGAGGCGGTGGTGAGTCGAATGTGCCTCCTGGAAGGCAACAGACTTTAGGGGAAATGACACTTGAAGAATTTCTGTTCCGTGCTGGGGTTGTAAGAGAAGATAACTGTGTTCAACAGATGGGTCAGGTCAACGGAAACAATAACAATGGGTTTTATGGTAACAGCACTGCTGCTGGCGGCTtaggttttggatttggtcaGCCAAATCAAAACAGCATAACATTCAATGGTACTAATGATTCTATGATCTTGAATCAGCCACCTGGTTTAGGGCTCAAAATGGGTGGAACAatgcagcagcaacaacaacaacagcagtTGCTtcagcagcaacaacagcaGATGCAGCAGCTGAATCAGCCTCATCCACAGCAGCGGCTGCCTCAAACCATTTTTCCTAAACAAGCAAACGTAGCATTTTCTGCGCCTGTGAATATAACCAACAAGGGTTTTGCTGGGGCTGCAAATAATTCTATCAACAATAATAATGGATTAGCTAGTTACGGAGGAACCGGGGTCACTGTTGCAGCAACTTCTCCAGGAACAAGCAGCGCAGAAAATAATTCTTTATCACCAGTTCCGTATGTGCTTAATCGAGGACGAAGAAGCAATACAGGTCTAGAGAAGGTTATCGAGAGGAGGCAAAGGAGAATGATCAAGAATCGGGAATCAGCTGCTAGATCAAGAGCTCGAAAGCAG GCTTATACATTGGAACTGGAAGCCGAAATTGAAAAGCTCAAGAAAACGAATCAAGAACTGCAGAAAAAACAG GCTGAAATGGTGGAAATGCAGAAGAATGAGGTAATTGTTTAa